Below is a window of Lentimicrobium sp. L6 DNA.
AAAAACCCATTTCTTTTAGTATTGGATAGAATTACCGATGTAAGAAACTTTGGAGCTATAGCTAGAACAGCTGAATGTAGTGGAGTAGATGCAATCATCATTCCTTCTAGAGGAGCAGCCACTGTTAATGAAGATGCCATTAAAACATCAGCAGGGGCATTGCATAAGATTCAAGTTTGTCGTGAGGATAACTTAAAGACTACATTAGAGTTTTTGAAAAATAGTGGAATTAAAATCTACGGAATTTCAGAGAAAGCTACAGAGTATTATTATGATGTTGATTTTACAGGCCCAGTCGCACTCATGCTAGGAAGTGAAGAAAATGGAATTTCAGAAGCCTATATGAAATACTTAGATGGTTTTATAAAGATACCTATGGTTGGTCAAATCGCCTCTCTTAATGTATCTGTTGCAGGTGGAATCACCATGTTTGAAGTCACCAAGCAACGTTTGAACGCCCCAGATTAATTCATTATTGTAAGTTAACTTATTTGATATCGTACAATATAGAGATTGTAAAACCATACTTGGATATAAATTTTCTTATATGCCAATTTTGAAGTTTCATAAGCTCAATATTTTTTATATGTCCCTTAAAAGTCTTATCTGGTTTTTCTAAATGCTATTTTTTGTTTAGTGTTTTTAAACAAGAAGATCTACAAACAGCAAATTTACCATTGTATTTTGTTCTTAATTGAAGAGACGAACAATATAAAATTCAAAATTTAACCTTATGGGT
It encodes the following:
- the rlmB gene encoding 23S rRNA (guanosine(2251)-2'-O)-methyltransferase RlmB, which gives rise to MMRKSEDKNQMVFGIRAIMEAIESGKEIEKLLIQNGLRGGLYHDFFQLIKYHHIPFNSVPQQGLDRITRKNHQGVIAYLSPITYQNIENLIPMLYEDGKNPFLLVLDRITDVRNFGAIARTAECSGVDAIIIPSRGAATVNEDAIKTSAGALHKIQVCREDNLKTTLEFLKNSGIKIYGISEKATEYYYDVDFTGPVALMLGSEENGISEAYMKYLDGFIKIPMVGQIASLNVSVAGGITMFEVTKQRLNAPD